A region from the Clostridium beijerinckii genome encodes:
- a CDS encoding stage V sporulation protein E — protein sequence MKVVRSKRKKKMGEIDYGIFYTVALLLTIGVVMVYSASSYYAMFINKDSMYYLKRQLMSAVIGVGAMAFTMCIDYHKLKKYTIAIMIVSIPLLIAVFFFEGVNGAQRWIYIGPLSFQPSELAKYVVVLFMAMSLEIKGEGVKSFNTGIVPYLVISGFYAALVLAEKNLSIASVIMIVTFIILFAAGGKIKHLFGIVAPAMVAAVAAFTILEPYRMKRLLNFTNPWKDPIGDGYQLIQSFYALGAGGVTGLGLGQSRQKTLYMPEPHNDFIFSIIGEELGLIGCICIIILFIIFIWRGISVAMKARDTYGTLLAIGITSVIAVQSLINIAVVTGSMPVTGVPLPFISYGGTSLVINMMAIGILLNISRQIEGKEEMKKI from the coding sequence ATGAAAGTCGTTAGGTCCAAAAGAAAAAAGAAAATGGGTGAAATAGATTATGGAATATTTTATACGGTAGCTTTACTTTTGACAATTGGTGTAGTTATGGTATATTCTGCAAGCTCTTATTACGCGATGTTTATAAATAAAGATAGTATGTATTATTTAAAGAGACAATTAATGTCAGCAGTTATTGGAGTGGGAGCAATGGCATTTACAATGTGCATTGATTATCATAAACTAAAGAAATATACAATAGCAATAATGATAGTATCTATACCATTATTAATAGCAGTATTCTTTTTTGAAGGTGTTAATGGAGCACAACGATGGATTTATATTGGACCACTTAGTTTTCAACCTTCTGAGCTTGCAAAATATGTTGTAGTACTTTTTATGGCTATGAGTCTTGAAATTAAAGGAGAAGGTGTTAAAAGCTTTAATACAGGAATAGTTCCATATCTAGTAATTTCAGGATTTTATGCGGCTTTAGTGTTAGCAGAGAAAAACTTAAGTATTGCATCAGTTATAATGATTGTTACATTTATTATACTATTTGCGGCGGGAGGTAAAATAAAGCATCTGTTTGGCATTGTGGCTCCAGCTATGGTTGCAGCAGTAGCCGCATTCACTATATTAGAACCTTATAGAATGAAAAGATTGCTTAATTTTACAAATCCATGGAAGGATCCGATTGGTGATGGATATCAGTTAATACAATCATTTTATGCATTAGGTGCAGGTGGGGTTACAGGACTTGGACTTGGTCAATCAAGACAAAAAACTTTATATATGCCAGAACCACATAATGACTTTATTTTCTCCATTATAGGAGAGGAGTTAGGACTTATAGGATGTATATGTATAATAATTCTTTTTATAATATTTATTTGGAGAGGAATTAGTGTGGCAATGAAAGCAAGAGATACTTATGGTACACTTCTTGCTATAGGAATAACTTCGGTTATAGCAGTACAATCTTTAATAAATATTGCAGTTGTTACAGGATCAATGCCAGTTACAGGAGTGCCATTACCATTTATTAGTTATGGAGGAACATCTCTTGTAATTAATATGATGGCAATTGGAATACTCTTAAATATATCCCGGCAAATTGAAGGAAAAGAAGAGATGAAAAAAATATAA
- a CDS encoding UDP-N-acetylmuramoyl-L-alanyl-D-glutamate--2,6-diaminopimelate ligase, whose amino-acid sequence MNLKTILKGVDCEVIQGEINVEINKINYDSRKIEELDIFICIKGYATDGHKYIENAIKKGANVIVIQDDIEIQDEKITIIKCSDTRKALALMGANYYENPSSKMKIIGITGTNGKTTTAFMIKDILEANNKKVGLIGTIANYIGSEKIHTERTTPESLELQELFFEMVNKGVEYCVMEVSSHSLELDRVYGVKFEVGIFTNLTRDHLDFHKTFENYYKAKFKLFERCGIKLINIDDDYGKQVNNDLIDLKANNVYSFSVNEHSNFKAFDEEMGSRGIKFKLNLERNEQFILNIPGEYNIYNALGAITACFKLGIPIEAIKNGMQKVVVPGRCERVANEYNLPYEIIIDYAHTPDGLDNILKTAKAFTKGKLISLFGCGGDRDKVKRPQMGKISIDIADITIITSDNPRSEQPMDIIKDIEVGLNKNKYMVIENRKEAIKKAINIANKGDVIVIAGKGHETYQILKNETIHFDEREVIKEILESMNNEQ is encoded by the coding sequence ATGAATTTAAAAACTATTTTAAAAGGAGTAGATTGTGAAGTTATTCAAGGAGAAATTAATGTAGAAATTAATAAAATAAATTATGATAGTCGAAAGATTGAAGAACTTGATATTTTTATCTGTATCAAGGGATATGCAACTGATGGGCATAAATATATTGAAAATGCAATTAAAAAAGGAGCTAATGTAATAGTAATTCAAGATGATATAGAAATTCAAGATGAAAAAATTACTATTATTAAGTGCAGTGATACAAGAAAAGCACTAGCATTAATGGGAGCTAATTATTATGAAAATCCTAGTAGTAAAATGAAAATAATAGGTATAACAGGAACTAATGGAAAAACTACAACTGCGTTTATGATTAAAGATATTTTAGAAGCAAATAATAAAAAAGTTGGGTTAATTGGAACGATTGCAAATTATATAGGAAGTGAAAAAATTCATACTGAAAGGACAACTCCAGAATCGTTAGAATTACAAGAATTATTTTTTGAAATGGTAAATAAAGGTGTAGAATATTGTGTGATGGAGGTATCTTCTCATTCGTTGGAATTAGATAGAGTTTATGGAGTTAAATTTGAAGTTGGTATTTTCACAAATTTGACCAGAGATCATTTAGATTTTCATAAGACATTTGAAAATTATTATAAAGCAAAATTTAAATTATTTGAAAGATGTGGAATAAAACTTATCAATATTGACGATGATTATGGAAAACAAGTAAATAATGATTTGATTGATTTAAAGGCAAATAATGTGTATTCATTTTCAGTAAATGAGCATTCGAATTTTAAAGCATTTGATGAAGAAATGGGAAGTAGAGGCATTAAATTTAAACTTAATCTTGAAAGAAATGAGCAGTTTATTTTGAATATACCAGGTGAATATAATATTTATAATGCATTAGGTGCAATTACAGCTTGCTTTAAGCTTGGAATTCCAATAGAAGCAATAAAAAATGGTATGCAAAAAGTTGTTGTTCCTGGAAGATGTGAAAGAGTAGCAAATGAATATAATTTGCCTTATGAAATTATTATAGATTATGCTCATACGCCAGATGGACTAGATAACATTTTAAAAACTGCAAAAGCATTCACCAAAGGAAAATTAATATCACTATTTGGTTGTGGGGGAGACAGAGATAAGGTTAAAAGACCACAAATGGGTAAAATATCAATAGATATTGCAGATATTACAATAATAACCTCTGATAATCCAAGAAGTGAACAACCAATGGACATTATAAAAGATATTGAAGTTGGACTTAATAAAAATAAATATATGGTAATAGAGAATAGAAAAGAAGCCATAAAAAAAGCTATTAATATTGCAAACAAAGGTGATGTAATAGTTATTGCTGGTAAAGGGCATGAAACTTATCAAATTTTAAAAAATGAAACGATACATTTTGATGAAAGAGAAGTTATTAAAGAAATACTTGAATCAATGAACAATGAACAATGA
- a CDS encoding UDP-N-acetylmuramoyl-tripeptide--D-alanyl-D-alanine ligase — translation MNLSLSEIVEAINGKVLVENNDGNFNKVSTDTRKIEKDNLFIALTGENFNGNDYVIHAIEKGASIVIVDEIKFKVEELNDRGTIIKVNNTKTALGDLARFYRKKIGIKVVGITGSTGKTSTKDLVAAFLSGKYKVFKTQGNFNNEIGLPLMIFELSKDYDIAVLEMGTSNFGEINRLARIACPNISAITNIGVAHIEYLKSRENILKEKMCITDFFDDKNSLIVNCENDMLKTVNEEDKFNLEKIGYDEEYNLYAKNIELTCETTSFDAITKNNESHRFNLNMVGEHNVLNALIGIQIAKDLGLTFDEMEKGLENFNATSMRLEFIKKDDFTIINDSYNANPDSMKAALRVLENYSGDRKIAVLGSMGELGDYAEEAHTEVGRFAKGKADILLTTGKFKECYEEGFKEGTMLFETKQELMEKLANMIKINDTILIKASRSEKFEEIIKLIEK, via the coding sequence ATGAATTTAAGCTTATCTGAGATAGTTGAAGCTATTAATGGAAAAGTATTAGTTGAAAACAATGACGGAAACTTCAATAAAGTTTCTACAGATACAAGAAAAATTGAAAAAGATAATTTATTTATTGCATTAACGGGAGAAAATTTTAATGGGAACGATTATGTTATACATGCTATTGAAAAAGGTGCATCTATAGTAATAGTTGATGAAATAAAATTTAAAGTTGAGGAATTAAATGATAGAGGAACTATTATTAAAGTTAATAATACTAAAACAGCGCTAGGAGATCTAGCTAGATTTTATAGAAAAAAAATTGGGATAAAAGTTGTTGGAATAACAGGATCTACTGGTAAGACTTCAACTAAAGATTTAGTAGCTGCATTTTTAAGTGGGAAATACAAAGTCTTCAAAACACAAGGCAATTTTAATAATGAGATTGGCCTACCTCTTATGATATTTGAACTTTCAAAAGATTATGATATAGCAGTCCTTGAAATGGGGACTAGTAATTTTGGAGAAATAAATAGGCTTGCAAGAATTGCATGTCCAAATATTTCAGCAATAACCAATATTGGAGTAGCACATATAGAATATTTGAAGAGTAGAGAAAATATACTTAAAGAGAAGATGTGCATAACTGATTTTTTTGATGATAAAAACTCATTAATAGTAAACTGTGAAAATGATATGTTAAAAACAGTTAATGAAGAGGATAAGTTTAATCTAGAAAAAATAGGTTATGATGAAGAATATAATCTTTATGCTAAGAATATAGAATTAACATGTGAAACTACAAGCTTTGATGCGATTACTAAAAATAACGAAAGCCATAGATTTAATTTAAATATGGTTGGAGAACATAATGTGTTAAATGCACTTATAGGCATACAAATAGCAAAAGACCTTGGGCTTACATTTGATGAAATGGAAAAAGGTCTAGAGAATTTTAATGCTACTTCTATGAGACTTGAATTTATAAAGAAAGATGATTTTACAATTATAAATGATTCATATAATGCTAATCCTGATTCTATGAAAGCAGCACTTAGAGTACTAGAAAATTATTCTGGAGATAGAAAGATAGCAGTACTTGGATCTATGGGTGAGCTTGGAGATTATGCAGAAGAAGCTCATACTGAAGTTGGAAGATTTGCAAAAGGAAAAGCTGATATTTTATTAACTACAGGAAAATTTAAAGAATGTTATGAAGAAGGATTTAAAGAAGGTACGATGCTCTTTGAAACAAAGCAAGAACTAATGGAAAAGCTAGCTAATATGATTAAAATAAATGATACTATTTTAATTAAAGCTTCAAGAAGTGAAAAGTTTGAAGAAATAATTAAATTGATTGAAAAATAA
- a CDS encoding peptidase S49, producing MVKVNNKLILKAQRRRLVRKIGMTIIILIIVVMIFVTKSSIFTIKKIAVLGNPIMSGEDVKKRTENIIGQNIFFINKHNIINEAKKNPYVENVEISKAYPKQINIKVSEKQGIYYIDKDGYKYILDSQSNLLEKTDNVENRNLVNVIGVDLKDVELGNKTLDDGRLLKFLEIFYQIIKSNPTNYNINVIDLSDLINIKVYIGKVEGRIGNDENIPDKMNKLLHIIENPDIAITKGYVDVGFDGAPIYYKEER from the coding sequence ATGGTAAAAGTAAATAATAAACTCATTTTAAAAGCACAACGCAGAAGACTAGTAAGAAAAATAGGTATGACAATTATAATATTGATTATTGTAGTAATGATTTTTGTAACGAAATCAAGTATATTTACTATTAAGAAGATTGCCGTTTTAGGAAATCCGATTATGAGTGGAGAAGATGTGAAAAAAAGAACAGAGAATATAATTGGTCAGAATATTTTCTTTATAAATAAACATAATATAATAAATGAAGCTAAGAAAAATCCTTATGTAGAAAATGTTGAAATTAGTAAGGCGTACCCTAAACAGATAAATATAAAAGTTTCAGAGAAGCAAGGAATATATTATATAGATAAAGATGGATATAAATATATTTTAGATAGTCAATCAAATTTACTAGAAAAAACAGATAATGTTGAAAATAGAAATTTAGTAAATGTTATAGGAGTAGATTTGAAAGATGTTGAATTAGGGAATAAAACCTTGGATGATGGTAGATTGTTGAAATTTTTAGAAATTTTTTATCAGATCATAAAAAGTAATCCAACTAATTATAATATAAATGTTATTGACTTAAGTGATTTGATAAATATTAAGGTGTATATTGGTAAGGTAGAAGGAAGAATTGGTAATGACGAAAATATACCAGATAAAATGAATAAGCTTCTACATATAATTGAAAATCCAGATATTGCAATTACAAAAGGATATGTGGATGTAGGGTTTGATGGAGCACCTATATATTATAAAGAAGAAAGGTAA
- a CDS encoding 16S rRNA (cytosine(1402)-N(4))-methyltransferase: protein MEFKHVSVLLNECIDALDIKENGIYVDCTLGGAGHSSHIVKHLSKDGMLIGIDQDNDALKAAKERLQEFTNVKYVHNNFYNIDNILNELDVDKVDGILMDLGVSSYQLDEAERGFSYMKDASLDMRMDRDSDFSAYEIVNNYSEDQLYKIIKDYGEERFAKRIANIIVNRRAEKPIETTFELVDIIKAAIPARLRREGPHPAKRTFQAIRIEVNSELQILNKTIEDGVNRLNKGGRMAIITFHSLEDRIVKLKFRELENPCTCPKGFPICACGKSPVVKTISKKGIAPTENEIEENPRSRSAKLRIIEKL from the coding sequence ATGGAATTTAAACATGTATCAGTATTATTAAACGAATGTATCGACGCATTGGATATAAAAGAAAATGGAATTTATGTTGATTGTACATTAGGGGGTGCAGGTCATTCATCTCATATTGTAAAACATTTATCTAAAGACGGAATGCTAATTGGAATAGATCAAGACAACGATGCGTTAAAGGCAGCTAAAGAAAGATTACAAGAATTTACAAATGTAAAATATGTTCACAATAATTTTTACAATATAGATAATATTTTAAATGAGTTAGACGTGGATAAAGTAGATGGAATTTTAATGGACCTTGGAGTTTCGTCATATCAACTTGATGAGGCTGAAAGAGGCTTTAGTTATATGAAAGATGCTTCCTTAGATATGAGAATGGATAGGGATAGTGATTTTTCAGCTTATGAAATTGTAAATAATTACAGTGAAGACCAATTATATAAAATAATAAAGGATTATGGTGAAGAAAGATTTGCTAAAAGAATTGCCAATATTATAGTTAATAGAAGAGCAGAAAAACCTATAGAAACAACTTTTGAACTTGTAGATATTATTAAAGCTGCAATCCCAGCAAGGCTGAGAAGAGAAGGTCCTCACCCGGCAAAAAGAACTTTTCAAGCTATTAGAATAGAAGTTAATTCAGAACTACAAATATTAAATAAAACTATAGAAGATGGAGTAAATAGATTAAATAAGGGAGGAAGAATGGCCATTATAACATTCCATTCTTTAGAAGATAGAATAGTAAAACTTAAATTTAGAGAATTAGAAAATCCATGTACTTGTCCAAAAGGATTTCCAATCTGTGCTTGTGGAAAATCTCCAGTGGTTAAGACTATATCAAAAAAGGGAATAGCACCAACTGAAAATGAAATAGAAGAAAATCCAAGAAGTAGAAGTGCTAAACTTAGGATAATTGAGAAATTATAA
- a CDS encoding division initiation protein, with amino-acid sequence MKISRSQIFVAIVCGLLGFLLAYQFKVLSNKNTSANISTYDKNDMISEIEILKKQKEELGATNSKLSEELKQLEETAAKNGDLGTDIKNQLDNARMHLGVVDVKGPGITLTITPKSSIFGSNSSDNSRDLGEDELVHIVNLLWYSGAEAICINDIRVTPQTGIKTAGNGIAIGSTGKVYPRDKIVIKAIGEKGRLNVGISFPGSLEYLALPNYNNEIKSEDDIVIGKTTQSLKSEFIKLVKE; translated from the coding sequence ATGAAGATATCTAGATCTCAAATATTTGTAGCTATTGTTTGTGGACTTTTAGGCTTTTTATTAGCATATCAATTTAAAGTTTTATCTAACAAAAATACTTCGGCAAACATTAGTACTTATGATAAAAATGATATGATTTCAGAAATTGAAATATTAAAGAAACAAAAAGAAGAGCTGGGAGCAACAAATTCGAAGTTATCAGAAGAACTTAAGCAACTTGAAGAAACAGCAGCTAAAAATGGCGATTTAGGTACAGATATAAAGAATCAACTTGATAATGCTAGAATGCATTTAGGAGTAGTTGATGTTAAAGGGCCAGGAATAACGCTTACTATAACACCAAAGTCTTCTATATTTGGATCAAATTCAAGTGATAATAGTAGAGACTTAGGCGAAGACGAATTAGTTCATATAGTAAATTTACTTTGGTACTCTGGAGCAGAGGCTATATGCATAAATGATATTAGAGTAACTCCACAGACAGGAATTAAGACGGCAGGAAATGGAATTGCAATAGGATCTACTGGAAAAGTTTATCCGAGAGATAAAATTGTAATCAAAGCAATTGGTGAAAAAGGTAGGCTTAATGTAGGAATCTCTTTTCCGGGATCTTTAGAATATCTTGCTCTTCCTAACTATAATAATGAAATAAAATCCGAGGATGATATAGTTATAGGAAAGACAACACAATCATTAAAAAGCGAATTTATTAAATTAGTGAAGGAATAG
- a CDS encoding cell division protein FtsL: protein MAGREYDYIKGSTVSAPERKSGVRKSDKKHKQIQRRKDINNRNTLLRNRRKNDRKYILTVAIVIFSFGFITISGDSKVYNMQRKISDISTQINQKQEENEALKVKLLKFSSLSNIQEKAGTKLAMFIPKKEETVRIDFSENYFENLNSNSSNDSTKETNLFSKFMNFLK, encoded by the coding sequence TTGGCAGGAAGAGAATATGATTATATAAAGGGTAGTACAGTATCAGCACCAGAAAGAAAAAGTGGAGTACGTAAATCAGATAAAAAACATAAACAAATACAAAGACGAAAAGATATAAACAATAGAAATACCTTATTAAGAAATAGAAGAAAAAATGATAGGAAATATATTTTAACTGTGGCGATTGTTATATTTAGCTTTGGGTTTATAACAATTTCTGGAGATAGTAAGGTTTATAATATGCAAAGGAAAATAAGTGATATAAGTACTCAAATTAATCAAAAACAAGAAGAAAATGAAGCGTTAAAAGTAAAGTTGTTAAAATTTTCTTCTTTAAGCAACATTCAAGAAAAAGCTGGGACGAAGTTAGCTATGTTCATTCCTAAGAAAGAGGAAACGGTAAGAATTGACTTTTCGGAAAATTATTTTGAGAATTTAAACTCAAATAGTTCTAATGATAGTACTAAAGAAACCAATTTGTTCTCCAAATTTATGAATTTTCTAAAGTGA
- a CDS encoding DUF1290 domain-containing protein, producing the protein MIAIIGLLIGIILGFVLDVNISDKLSPYMSVAILACLDSVFGAMRGTLSKNFQADIFISGFFGNALLAAGLAYLGDKLGIPIYIAAVIVFGGRIFDNFAIIRRLLLEDFKIRKKNLSRKNSIEKEKNDIK; encoded by the coding sequence TTGATAGCAATAATAGGACTATTAATTGGAATTATACTTGGATTTGTACTTGATGTTAATATATCAGATAAACTATCACCATATATGTCAGTAGCTATACTTGCATGTTTAGATTCAGTTTTTGGCGCAATGAGAGGAACTCTTTCAAAGAATTTTCAAGCAGATATATTTATATCAGGATTTTTTGGTAATGCACTACTTGCAGCAGGTCTTGCCTATTTAGGTGATAAACTGGGAATTCCAATATATATAGCAGCAGTAATAGTATTTGGAGGAAGAATATTTGATAATTTTGCAATTATAAGAAGACTTTTATTAGAAGATTTTAAAATTAGGAAAAAAAATTTATCTAGAAAAAATTCAATAGAAAAAGAAAAGAATGATATTAAATAA
- a CDS encoding stage V sporulation protein D: protein MKKKNYNDKAKMRQRISVAALVLTVVFAILTIRLSYIMIVKRADYAARAEEQWTSEVKIDAIRGRILDRNGKELAVSANVYRVDFDLNSIRSYLSRGLSQLSSKEIEKMKSVGIPIPSGENGLTTNDIAPVIAGALDLDSAKVKEKLETKLPSGASAGSATLIRRIEKEKADKIKALNISGVLVSPDTKRYYPNNNFLAHVLGSTNVDGKGLTGVELKYNSYLSGVPGMKIAELDKNNRDLPYTISQFTSPVNGKDITLTIDENIQYFAEKAAKQAYDDTKAKAVSVLVMDPKTGEVLAMVNKPDFDPNSPYDGADSFDGANSSEKLQKMWRNRLVNDTFEPGSIFKVITAITALEENVANADTDFVCNGSLSVGGIHPKCWKTQGHGAQKFGDIIQNSCNVGFMKLGAMIGKEKLCEYIEKFGFGKTSGIDLPGEAKGIVKAVDKVSEADLATIAFGQTNTVNSVQYMSALNALANGGTLIQPHVMKEVTHDDENNVNIVDETFKPKTTTVASTEKTAELRTYLERVVTGGSGTGTFIEGYHIGGKTGTAQKVINGRYQEGAYISSFVGMAPVSDPKVTVMITIDEPSNGVYYAAQVAVPPAKTLFTDIFNYLDSEFSNENLGQISRDVVIPEIRGMKIADAKKELKESKLDFNIDGDGDGESVIDMTPYPGYSVKEGSKINLYTSSDATYNNNVVMPDVRGYSKEDATLLLKNLGIVFTFEGSGMVSEQDISQGEVITKGTNVKLILSSDYKD from the coding sequence TTGAAAAAGAAAAATTATAATGATAAAGCGAAAATGCGTCAAAGGATAAGTGTTGCAGCTCTTGTGTTGACTGTTGTTTTTGCAATTTTGACCATTAGGCTCTCTTATATAATGATAGTTAAGAGGGCAGATTATGCTGCTAGAGCGGAAGAACAATGGACAAGCGAAGTAAAGATTGATGCTATTAGAGGAAGAATTCTAGATAGAAACGGAAAAGAACTTGCTGTATCTGCCAATGTTTATAGAGTTGACTTTGACTTAAATTCTATTAGGTCATATTTATCAAGAGGATTAAGTCAATTATCAAGTAAAGAAATTGAAAAAATGAAAAGTGTAGGGATTCCTATACCTTCTGGAGAAAATGGATTAACTACTAATGATATTGCACCTGTAATCGCAGGAGCACTAGATTTAGATTCTGCAAAAGTTAAAGAAAAACTTGAAACTAAACTTCCAAGTGGTGCATCTGCAGGTTCAGCTACACTTATAAGAAGAATAGAAAAGGAAAAAGCAGATAAAATAAAAGCACTTAATATAAGTGGAGTTTTAGTTTCACCAGATACAAAAAGATATTATCCAAATAACAATTTTCTAGCACATGTACTAGGAAGTACGAATGTTGATGGTAAGGGGTTAACAGGAGTAGAGCTTAAATATAATTCTTATTTATCAGGAGTTCCAGGTATGAAGATTGCGGAACTTGATAAAAATAATAGGGATTTGCCTTATACCATATCACAGTTTACATCACCGGTAAATGGTAAAGATATTACTCTTACTATTGATGAGAATATTCAATATTTTGCTGAAAAGGCAGCAAAGCAAGCTTATGATGATACTAAAGCTAAAGCAGTATCAGTATTAGTCATGGATCCTAAAACTGGAGAAGTGCTAGCTATGGTAAATAAACCTGATTTTGATCCTAATAGTCCATATGACGGAGCAGACTCATTTGACGGAGCAAATTCAAGTGAAAAGCTACAAAAAATGTGGAGAAATAGATTGGTTAATGATACTTTTGAACCAGGATCAATATTTAAAGTAATAACAGCTATTACTGCATTGGAGGAAAATGTTGCTAATGCAGACACGGATTTCGTTTGCAATGGTTCATTATCAGTTGGTGGTATTCATCCAAAGTGCTGGAAAACTCAAGGTCATGGTGCTCAAAAATTTGGCGACATAATTCAAAATTCTTGCAATGTAGGATTTATGAAATTAGGAGCTATGATTGGTAAGGAAAAATTATGTGAATATATTGAAAAATTTGGATTTGGAAAAACTAGCGGGATAGATTTGCCAGGGGAAGCTAAGGGGATTGTAAAAGCAGTTGATAAAGTATCAGAGGCAGATCTTGCAACAATAGCATTTGGTCAAACAAATACAGTTAATTCAGTTCAATATATGTCAGCACTTAATGCGTTAGCTAATGGAGGAACTTTAATTCAACCCCATGTTATGAAGGAAGTTACTCATGATGATGAAAATAATGTTAATATAGTTGATGAAACTTTTAAGCCTAAAACTACTACAGTTGCAAGTACAGAAAAAACTGCAGAGCTTCGAACATATCTTGAACGTGTTGTAACTGGAGGGTCTGGAACAGGAACTTTTATAGAAGGATATCATATTGGAGGTAAAACAGGTACTGCACAAAAGGTTATTAATGGTAGATATCAAGAGGGAGCATATATTTCTTCATTTGTTGGAATGGCACCAGTTTCTGATCCTAAAGTTACTGTAATGATAACTATTGATGAACCAAGTAATGGTGTATATTATGCAGCACAAGTAGCTGTACCGCCAGCAAAAACCTTATTTACAGATATTTTTAATTATCTTGATAGTGAATTTTCAAATGAGAATTTAGGACAAATTTCTAGAGATGTAGTAATTCCAGAAATTAGAGGTATGAAAATTGCAGATGCTAAAAAAGAATTAAAAGAATCAAAATTAGATTTTAATATAGATGGAGATGGAGATGGAGAGTCAGTAATAGATATGACACCATATCCGGGATATTCAGTAAAGGAAGGCTCAAAAATAAATCTTTACACAAGTAGTGATGCGACTTATAATAATAATGTTGTAATGCCAGACGTTAGAGGATATTCAAAAGAAGATGCTACTTTGTTACTAAAAAATCTTGGAATAGTATTTACATTTGAAGGAAGTGGAATGGTATCAGAGCAAGACATTTCACAGGGAGAAGTCATAACTAAAGGAACAAACGTTAAATTAATCTTAAGTTCAGACTATAAAGATTAG
- a CDS encoding phospho-N-acetylmuramoyl-pentapeptide-transferase: protein MGETMNVLINSKILAPLIMGFIFSIVLGPIFIPILHKLKFGQNIRKEGPKSHQKKSGTPTMGGLIFFISVATTMLIMGHKPMDKEMIILYSFLAFGFIGFLDDILKIIHKDNLGLKAAQKMILLILFSLALGWYGYKYIGTDILIPFANKGFRLDLGMLYIPFVVVFYAAVTNAVNLTDGIDGLATSVTVIVLTFFTIVGFRTQNHEVAIFAIALAGALLGFLKFNAFPAKIFMGDTGALALGGVIATIALMLKMELIVIIVGGIYLIETLSVIIQVTSFKLTGKRVFKMSPIHHHFEQLGWNEVKIVIVFSSITAILCIIGFIAL, encoded by the coding sequence ATGGGGGAAACAATGAACGTATTAATTAACTCGAAAATTTTAGCACCATTAATAATGGGATTTATATTTTCAATAGTACTTGGACCAATATTTATACCAATATTACACAAATTAAAATTTGGGCAAAACATTAGAAAAGAAGGACCTAAAAGTCATCAAAAGAAATCCGGAACTCCAACAATGGGAGGACTTATATTTTTTATTTCTGTAGCGACTACCATGTTAATTATGGGACATAAGCCTATGGATAAAGAAATGATAATTTTATATTCATTTCTTGCATTTGGATTTATTGGATTTTTAGATGATATTTTGAAGATAATCCATAAGGATAACTTAGGATTAAAAGCAGCACAAAAAATGATATTATTAATTTTATTTTCATTAGCTTTAGGTTGGTATGGGTATAAATATATAGGAACTGATATATTAATCCCATTTGCTAATAAAGGGTTTAGATTAGATTTAGGTATGTTATATATACCATTTGTAGTTGTTTTTTATGCAGCTGTAACAAATGCAGTAAATTTAACAGATGGTATAGATGGACTTGCAACTTCGGTTACAGTGATTGTCCTAACATTCTTTACGATTGTTGGCTTTAGAACACAAAACCATGAAGTGGCAATTTTTGCAATAGCATTAGCTGGAGCTTTACTTGGGTTCTTAAAATTTAATGCTTTTCCTGCAAAGATATTTATGGGGGATACAGGCGCATTAGCTCTTGGAGGAGTTATAGCTACAATAGCATTAATGCTTAAGATGGAGTTGATTGTAATTATAGTTGGGGGTATTTATCTAATTGAAACCTTATCCGTTATAATTCAAGTTACTTCATTTAAATTAACAGGAAAAAGAGTATTTAAGATGTCTCCTATACATCATCATTTTGAACAATTAGGATGGAATGAAGTAAAGATAGTAATAGTATTTTCGAGTATTACAGCAATCTTATGTATTATAGGTTTTATAGCACTTTAA